Proteins encoded in a region of the Natrarchaeobius halalkaliphilus genome:
- a CDS encoding carboxymuconolactone decarboxylase family protein: MSSRPDPLDSDSVDDPRASELMENAESGWYGDSAFFGAMAHCPEILTAIGDVFESFGQGEHVDPSLLELMRLKVAESHQCAYCATVRTLEVREDVAPKEDAVFGEVDPEGLSRREYLAISLAADLSTDPHRISDQFFGDLREEFSEAEIVELLLFGSLEVGLDRFCIALELQTTDDSAYPDDLEYPLENPRPKTT; this comes from the coding sequence ATGTCGTCACGACCCGATCCACTCGACTCCGACTCGGTCGACGATCCGCGAGCCAGCGAACTGATGGAGAACGCCGAATCCGGCTGGTACGGAGACAGCGCCTTCTTCGGCGCGATGGCACACTGTCCAGAGATTCTCACCGCCATCGGTGACGTTTTCGAATCGTTCGGACAGGGCGAACACGTCGACCCCTCGCTGCTGGAGTTGATGCGGCTCAAAGTGGCTGAATCACACCAGTGTGCCTACTGTGCGACCGTCCGGACCCTGGAGGTTCGAGAGGACGTTGCACCCAAAGAAGACGCCGTTTTCGGTGAGGTGGATCCGGAAGGCCTGTCCCGTCGAGAATACCTCGCCATCTCGCTCGCAGCGGATCTCTCGACGGACCCTCACAGGATCAGCGACCAGTTCTTCGGGGACCTTCGAGAGGAGTTCAGCGAAGCGGAGATCGTCGAACTCCTGTTGTTCGGTTCTCTCGAGGTCGGCCTCGACCGATTCTGTATCGCACTCGAACTCCAGACGACCGATGACAGTGCCTATCCCGACGATCTCGAGTACCCACTCGAGAATCCGCGTCCGAAAACGACCTGA
- a CDS encoding transcriptional regulator, with product MTREDTESVGESLEPAEITERFNELEAGDTVTVNNHELTYDVIDTDTYSVIATDPFGQQVTFSQNLQSGGWTMSETVFDVEHTSG from the coding sequence ATGACGAGAGAGGACACCGAAAGCGTTGGAGAGTCACTGGAACCGGCGGAGATTACGGAGCGGTTCAACGAACTCGAGGCCGGCGATACGGTGACCGTAAACAATCACGAACTGACCTACGACGTGATCGATACGGACACGTACTCGGTCATCGCGACTGATCCGTTCGGCCAACAGGTGACGTTCTCACAGAACCTCCAGTCTGGTGGATGGACGATGAGCGAAACGGTGTTCGACGTCGAACACACGAGCGGCTGA